The following proteins are co-located in the Paraburkholderia phytofirmans PsJN genome:
- a CDS encoding inositol monophosphatase family protein, which yields MHPMLNIAVKAARRASQIITRASLDLDLVQVSKKQHNDFVTEVDKASEAAIIDTLKTAYPDHAILAEESGKSDNESEYQWIIDPLDGTTNFIHGFPYYCISIALAHKGIVTQAVVYDPTRNDLFTASRGRGAFLNDRRIRVAKRDRLADGLIGTGFPFREKDGLEAYGRQFAEMTEACAGLRRPGAAALDLANVAAGRMDGFFEQGLNAWDVAAGSLLITEAGGLVGNYTGDSDFLHVGEIVAGNAKVYAQMIPILSRYSRTRQQAA from the coding sequence ATGCATCCCATGCTCAATATCGCTGTGAAAGCCGCGCGCCGCGCTTCACAGATCATCACCCGCGCCTCGCTCGATCTCGATCTGGTTCAGGTCAGCAAGAAACAGCACAACGATTTCGTCACGGAGGTCGACAAAGCGTCTGAAGCGGCGATCATCGACACGCTCAAGACCGCCTACCCCGATCACGCCATCCTCGCCGAAGAATCCGGCAAGTCGGATAACGAATCCGAGTACCAGTGGATCATCGATCCGCTCGACGGCACCACCAATTTCATTCACGGTTTTCCGTACTACTGCATCTCGATCGCGCTCGCTCACAAGGGCATCGTGACGCAGGCCGTGGTCTACGATCCGACCCGCAACGACCTGTTCACCGCCTCGCGCGGCCGTGGCGCGTTCCTCAACGATCGCCGCATCCGCGTGGCCAAGCGCGACCGTCTGGCCGACGGCCTGATCGGCACCGGCTTCCCGTTCCGCGAAAAGGACGGCCTCGAAGCGTACGGCCGCCAGTTCGCTGAAATGACCGAAGCGTGCGCCGGCCTGCGCCGTCCGGGCGCCGCCGCGCTCGATCTGGCGAACGTCGCCGCCGGGCGCATGGACGGCTTCTTCGAGCAAGGCCTGAATGCGTGGGACGTCGCCGCGGGCAGCCTGCTGATCACGGAAGCCGGTGGCCTGGTGGGCAACTACACGGGCGATTCGGATTTCCTGCACGTCGGCGAAATCGTCGCGGGCAACGCGAAGGTCTACGCGCAGATGATCCCGATCCTGTCGCGCTACAGCCGCACTCGTCAGCAAGCGGCATAA